A segment of the Allosaccharopolyspora coralli genome:
CGACGGCTACCTGTTCTCCCTGGCGGGCCCGATCTACGCGGGCACCAACGAAATCCAGCGCAACGTCATCGCCGAACGCGTCCTGGGGCTGCCGAGGGGGTCTCGATGAGGTTCACACGCACCAGCGAGCAACAAGACATGGCCGAGGCCGTCGGTGATCTACTCGGCCGCGGCCACCTCCCGGCGCTCGCACGCGACTGGGCGCAAGGAGACGTCGCGTCCTGGTGGGCGCTGTGGCAGAAGCTCGCGTCGATGGGAGTCACCGGGGTCGCGATTCCCGAATCGCACGGCGGTCTCGGGACGGGTCCGGTGGAACTCGCGGCGTGTCTGGAGGAACTCGGTTACGCAGGGATGCCGGGTCCCGTCGTCGAAACGCTTGCCGCGATTCCGAAACTCGTGCAACACACCGGGGTCGCCGAGCCGGTTCTCTCGCGGGTCGGTTCCGGTGAGGCGATCGCCACGGTCGCGTTCACCGACCACGGAGGTCTCGCCCTCGACGCGGACCGGTCCGACTACCGCTACCTCTGCGTGGGCGACGCGGCCTACCGTGCGACACCCGATTCGGACGGACAACCGTCCTTCGACCCGGCACGACGGATGTTCGCACTGCGCCGGCGCGACGAGGCACTCGAGGGCGCCGACGCCGACGCGGCGTTCCTGCACGGTGCGTTCGGCTGCGCCGCCCAGCTGCTCGGCATCGGGCGTCGCCTACTCGACCTGAGCCTGCACCACGTTCGGCAACGACACCAGTTCGGCCGTCCCATCGGCGAGTTCCAAGCGGTCAAACACCATCTCGCCGACGTCCGCATCGCACTCGACTTCGCGCGTCCCGTGGTGAACGGGGCCGCACTGGCCCTACGGGACGCCACCGGGCAGGCAGCTCGGGACGTGTCCGCCGCCAAGATCGTCACCGCCGACGCCGCTCACCGGGCGGCGAGAGTCGCACTGCAAGTACACGGGGCGATCGGCTACACGGTCGAGCACGACCTGCACCTGTGGTCCACCAAGGCGACCACGTTGCGCAGCGCATGGGGCACTCCGTCGTGGCACCGCCACCGTGTCGCCGAAGCACTCGCGACCAGCTCGGAACTCCCCATCGGCGGAGCCTGAGCAGCCGCCCCGACTTCTCCGGAGGCACAGTGCATTTCGCGTTCACCGACGAGCAGGACGAATTGCGGACGGTTCTGCGTAGCCTTCTCGACCGCAGTGGTCCACCGCACCCGGGCTCACCCGACTCCCCGTCCGCAGGCTACGACCCCGAGCTGTGGCGCCGCCTCGCCGACGACATCGGCGCGTGCGGGCTGGCGATCCCCGAGACGTACGGGGGCGCCGGCTACACACTCGTCGAAACGGGCGTGGCCGTCGAGGAACTCGGGCGCATGCTGAGTTCCGCACCCCTGTTCGGGAGCGCGGTGGTCGCCGCCGAGGCGCTACTCGCCTCCGGTGACGACGCGGCGTGCAAGAGAGCGCTCCCGGGCATCAGCGACGGCAGCACGATCGCGACCTTGGCATGGGCGGAGGCGGCGCACCGGTGGAGCACCACGGACTGCGAGACGACCGCGGTACCGGACGCTCGACGAGGCTGGACGCTGCACGGGCGCAAGGACTTCGTGCTCGATGCGGCACACGCTGACCTCGTGCTGGTCGTCGCCCGCACCGACGCCGGCCTCACACTTTTCGAACTCGACCCCGCCGTGATTCCGGACACTCGCCTGGACGCCACCACTCTGGACGCCACACGGACACTGGGTGGGTTCGATCTCCGAGAGGCGCCGGCCAGGCTCATCGGCACCACGGGGGGCGCTCAGCCCGTACTCGAACGTGTCCGCGACGTCGCCGCAGCGGTCCTTGCCGCGGAACAGTTCGGTGCGGCACAACGCTGGCTCGGCGAGACGATCGAGTACACAAAGGTCCGCACACAGTTCAACCGCCCTATCGGCTCGTTTCAAGCACTCAAACACCGGCTCGCCGACCTCTACGTCGCTGTGGAGTCGGCGCGGTCGGTGTCGGCCGCGGCACTGTGGGCCGTCGCCACTCATGCCCCGGAAGCCCCGGAGTGGGCGGCCATGGCCAAGTCCTGGTGCAGCGACACCTATGCCGACGTCGCCGCCGAAGGAATCCAGCTTCACGGCGGTATCGGTGTCACGTGGGAACACGAGGCGCACCTGCACCTCAAACGAGCGCACTCCAGCGCCGCGCTCTTCGGCGGCCCCCGCGACCATCGGGCACGCTTGGCCGACCTCGTCGCACGGTGAGCGCTGAACTCCTTCAGCGACGACCTCGACGTCGCACGGTAGCCCGCCCCGGGCATCCCTTCAGGGGTCCTGAGAGGCTGTCTTGGATCCCGGTGGTGGGCATGTGAAGGGCCTCTGCTAGTGATCGTGATGCCAGTCATGATCACTAACAGCAGAGGCCCGACTCAGTTTGTACCCCACGACGCCTTCGTCCAGCGCATCGGCCCGCATTCGCCGCTACCCGTCGGACATGACGGACGCCGAGTGGGCAGTGATCGAACCACTGCTGCCCACGGCGGCGTGTGCCAGCCCGGCCGGGGGGCGTCCGGAGAAGCACCACCGCCGCGACATCGTCGACGCGATCCGCTACGTCACCGACAACGGAGTGAAATGGCGCGCGCTTCCCGTGGACTTTCCGCCCTGCAAGACCGTGTACGGCTTTTTCGCTCGCTGGCGCGAGAACGGCACGGTGGAAATAATGCGTGATGCGCTGCGTGAACAGGTCCGCCAGCAGGCCGGCCGGCGCCCGCGGCCCACCGCAGCCGCCATCGACGCGCAATCGGTGCGCGCCGCCGAAACAGTCGGTGACTCCACCCGCGGCTACGACGCCGGCAAGAAGGTCAACGGCCGCAAACGCCACATCGCCGTGGACACCATGGGACTGCTGCTGGTCGTCATGGTCACCGCCGCCAACTTGCAGGACCGGCCCGCCGGGCGCCCTCTGCTGTCGCTGCTGCACCGCGCCCACCACAGGGTGCGCCACATCTGGGCCGACGGCGGCTACACCGGAACCCTGCTGACCTGGGCGAAAACAACCCTGGGCATCACCGTCGAGATCGTGAAAAAACTCGCCGAACAAACCGGGTTCGTGCCCCTGCACCGCCGATGGGTCGTCGAACGAACCTTCGCCTGGATCAGCCAAGCCCGCCGCAACACCCGCGACTACGAACGCCTCCCCGAACACTCCGAGGCCTTCATCAACTGGGCCATGATCACTACGATGAGCCGACGACTGACCCGCCCACAAACGCGGGCCCCCACCCCCTAACCAAGATCAAAGACAGGCTCTGAGACGGCATCTCGGAACCCGGGGTGGGTTGTCCAGTAACCGCCGCCCCGGTTCCCAGACGCCCTTTTACGTGTCGTGTCAGCGGAGGAGCCGCTGAGCCGTCACCACGGAAGCGGCCCGAAGCGGCGGGTTCTCAGCGCCCTCCTCGCGAGGACTGCGATTCTCGTTGCGTAGGTGGCTACTCGAGAAATCGATCCCGCAGCGAGGAGGGCGCTGAGGTTCCGCCACCCGAGCCACCAAGCAACACCGGCAGACAGGAGCTCTGAGAAGCAGTCTGTGATCTGCGGTGGTGGTCACCTACCGGCGTCCCAGCTTGCCGCTCGCGGCGTGGGGGTCGCCTCGAGTACCAACACGTACGCAGCGGCGGCCCCGGCCTTGCGAGCGACAACCTGGAACGCCGGAGCTTCTCACCGTGCTCGGGCTGAGCACGCAAGACCATGCCCTGACGGGCATCAGAACAAGATCACAGACCGGAGCTCTTACTCGCCGAACACCAGCGGTGGAGGCGCCTGCGCCGGCTCGGGGACGGGCTGGCGCGGCACGTTCTGCGAGCCGCGCACCCCGGTCGGGCTGCCCGGCGGCTCCGCACACCGAATGTTCGGATCGACCGGCTTGTCCGTCGTGTCGCTGGCGGGCCGCCGCTCGGTGACTTCGTAGCCCTTCTGGCAGTTGGGCGGATTCCCGAAGTTCAACACGACCGCGAGATGCCCGGTGTCGTCGGGCGCGAGGTTCTTGGTGAACGCCGAGATCACCGGCAACGCCACCAACATCTGTTCCACCGCGTCCGTACGAACCTTCAACACCTGGCTCGTGGACAGCAGATTCGCCGTCACAAGACCGAAATCGTTGGCGCTGTCCCGGAGGAGGGCGTTGATCTCGTTGCTCGCCTTCGGCGCGTCCCGGATCACCGTGCGTACGTCGCCGTCGGATTTCCTCAACTGGCCTGCGAGCTCCCGTAGGCCAGTGCTCATCGTGCGGATGTTGGCGTCCTGTTCCTGTTGCGTCGCCAGCACCCGATTCCCGTTCGCGAGAAGGCCCGTCGTCTGCGGCAGGTTCTCGTCCGCCGCCCGGATGAGCGTGTCGCCGTTGTCGAGCAAGCGCTGGAGGTCGTCACCGGTGCCGTTGAAGGCGGTGCCCAGCTCGTCGACCAC
Coding sequences within it:
- a CDS encoding acyl-CoA dehydrogenase family protein produces the protein MRFTRTSEQQDMAEAVGDLLGRGHLPALARDWAQGDVASWWALWQKLASMGVTGVAIPESHGGLGTGPVELAACLEELGYAGMPGPVVETLAAIPKLVQHTGVAEPVLSRVGSGEAIATVAFTDHGGLALDADRSDYRYLCVGDAAYRATPDSDGQPSFDPARRMFALRRRDEALEGADADAAFLHGAFGCAAQLLGIGRRLLDLSLHHVRQRHQFGRPIGEFQAVKHHLADVRIALDFARPVVNGAALALRDATGQAARDVSAAKIVTADAAHRAARVALQVHGAIGYTVEHDLHLWSTKATTLRSAWGTPSWHRHRVAEALATSSELPIGGA
- a CDS encoding acyl-CoA dehydrogenase family protein, translating into MHFAFTDEQDELRTVLRSLLDRSGPPHPGSPDSPSAGYDPELWRRLADDIGACGLAIPETYGGAGYTLVETGVAVEELGRMLSSAPLFGSAVVAAEALLASGDDAACKRALPGISDGSTIATLAWAEAAHRWSTTDCETTAVPDARRGWTLHGRKDFVLDAAHADLVLVVARTDAGLTLFELDPAVIPDTRLDATTLDATRTLGGFDLREAPARLIGTTGGAQPVLERVRDVAAAVLAAEQFGAAQRWLGETIEYTKVRTQFNRPIGSFQALKHRLADLYVAVESARSVSAAALWAVATHAPEAPEWAAMAKSWCSDTYADVAAEGIQLHGGIGVTWEHEAHLHLKRAHSSAALFGGPRDHRARLADLVAR
- a CDS encoding IS5 family transposase, which codes for MTDAEWAVIEPLLPTAACASPAGGRPEKHHRRDIVDAIRYVTDNGVKWRALPVDFPPCKTVYGFFARWRENGTVEIMRDALREQVRQQAGRRPRPTAAAIDAQSVRAAETVGDSTRGYDAGKKVNGRKRHIAVDTMGLLLVVMVTAANLQDRPAGRPLLSLLHRAHHRVRHIWADGGYTGTLLTWAKTTLGITVEIVKKLAEQTGFVPLHRRWVVERTFAWISQARRNTRDYERLPEHSEAFINWAMITTMSRRLTRPQTRAPTP
- a CDS encoding MCE family protein — protein: MYSKATKVRLALFLVIAVVGIGYTGANYVGLNRVFGSSGYTIRVPMPESGGLFVNSEATYRGVAVGRVTAIDLTDDGIEARVHVDADAPDIPSDTKAVVANRSAVGEQYLDLRPVTEDGPYLADGSVIPRGRTQLPPAPESLLVNLDRLVTSVPTDSLRTVVDELGTAFNGTGDDLQRLLDNGDTLIRAADENLPQTTGLLANGNRVLATQQEQDANIRTMSTGLRELAGQLRKSDGDVRTVIRDAPKASNEINALLRDSANDFGLVTANLLSTSQVLKVRTDAVEQMLVALPVISAFTKNLAPDDTGHLAVVLNFGNPPNCQKGYEVTERRPASDTTDKPVDPNIRCAEPPGSPTGVRGSQNVPRQPVPEPAQAPPPLVFGE